The Oscillatoria acuminata PCC 6304 genomic interval AGAAGAGAGAGAACGCACAGCCGTCGTTGAAACGGTACGACGTCTCCCAAATCCCCGTCAGCAGCAGAATATCTCTAACCGTTTAATCCGAGTGCCTTGGAGTCCTTAGAATGCTTCAGTTTCATATCAAGACCGAAAGCGAAATCCCTGCATCCACTCAGTTGTTTAATCAAATCCGCTTCGCGATCGCCTCTCGACAAATTCCCCCCGGGGAAAAACTGCCGAGTACCCGCGCTTTAGCGATTCAAACGGGTCTGCACCGCAATACCATCTCTAAAGTTTACCGTCAACTCGAAGAACTCGGACTGGTAGACTCTCAAGCGGGTTCGGGCATTTACGTTCGCGATGAAAACCAAGAACGAGTGGTCCGGATGACCTCTCCCCTGTTTCAAAAATATCCCGATGCCTATAAAACGGTGAAACGGAGTTTAGATGAATTGCTGCAACAGGGATGTTCTCTCAATCAAGCGCGGGAACTATTTTTAACCGAAATTGATTGGCGCTTGCGATGCAGTGCTCGGGTATTAGTCACCGCGCCAACTCACGATATTGGTGCAGGGCAATTAATGGCCCATGAAATCGAACAAGAACTCAAAATTCCCGTGCAGTTAGTTCCCCTGGAAGACCTCTCAAAGGCACTGGAACAGACTCCTACAGGAACCGTAGTCACGAGTCGCTATTTTTTCAATAAGGCAGAAGAAGTTGCCGGTCCAAAATCAGTCCGGGTGATTCCAATTGATACTTATGACTATATGGAAGAGATGGAATTAGTCAAAACTTTACCCAAAAATAGTTATTTTGGGATTGTTTGTTTGAGTTTAGGAATTATGCGGGTTGCGGAAGTGATTATCCACAGTTTGCGCGGGGAAGATGTCCTGGTAATGACCAGTCAACCCGATGATGCCTATAAGGTGAATGCGGTGGTCCGGACTGCTCATACGATTATCTGTGATCAGCCGAGTTACAATAAAGTCCGAGGGGCCATCCATGCGGCGCGAGAGGAAATGATTCGCGCCCCTCGGGTGTTTAAGACGGAGAATTATATTGGGGTGGACTCCCTGAATATGCTCAAACGGGAATTGGGGTTTGAGTAACGGTAGATTTAGCGATCGCCCTCTTCTGAGATGTCCGGCGATCGCATTGCTTCCCGTCCCAACATCATCAATCCTGCCACCCCCAATCCCACAAACCCCACATATTCAGACCAATATCTGAGCATCTGCTGCTTCACCGTCAGTCCCGGATGCATTGCTGTGATATAAAGCAACAGGGACATCAGCAGCAACGCTGAAACTCCCACAAACAGTAACCCGATTTGAATTCGCGCCGGTTTCAGGTCCTCATCCCCCACATCCTCCAGTTCCCGCTTAATTTGCTCGATTAGCGGGATTTGGACTTCGGCAGCATCTGCCTGGGAACTGGGTACAGAGAGATCCGCAAGGGCGATCGGCAAATTAGCAGATTCAGGGACTTCTAAATCTAGGGAACCCTCCCTCACCGGCATTAATTCTAAAGGCGGTAACACTTCAGGTTCTGCAAATTCGAGCGTTTCAGGAAGAGTTTCAGGAATCCGTTCTGGTTGCCAATCCATATCGTCTTTGTCGATAAACCTATTTCTAGACTAACGTACCGAAAGAAAGACGGGCCAGAGTTCCGCCGATAGCTTGACAAATAACCCAGGCTGTGTTATTTACGAACAGTCTCCTAGGTTTGGAGTAACCCCTTCAGGGGTTGCCCTCTCAAGGTGTCATCCATAGACTAGCCATATCACAACCGGATTTGGGATCAACCCGGGTGATGGCGAATTCCCGATCAAGCTGCATCGATCGCCGATCGCTTTATAAACCTCCGTCATCGACAGAGGGATTCGGGTTAGGATTGGGATTGTCCAGATTAGACGGGCCCGATATCGGTTCTAAACGGTCTTCAGCAGGAAGATACCTATATTGTCCAATACTGAGCCAATCGCTGGGTTGAGTGCAATATTCCTGACCCTCCATCAAAATTGACACCACCCGATCGCCACAGGTTACGGGATTCAATCCCCATTCTTGGAGTTTCGCGAGATTGGGGTCTCCAGTCGGCGTCGGGGGATTGGGACTCGGTTGAGTCCGTTGTTGAGTCTGTTGCTGAGAAAGCGCGTGTTCTAGGAGGCGGATATTGTCCATCACCGTGTGGTATTGCCTCATTTTACCCTCCGCTTGGAACAGGGGTGCGGCCCGACGCAGGTCCTCCAATGCACCGGGCCGATCGCGGTGATTGACCCGGATGGTGGCGCGGTTATTATAAGCTATGGGATAGTTGGGATTAATCTCGATCGCCCGGTCATAATCCGCCAATGCCCCCATTTCATCCCCCAGGGATGCCTTGGCATCCCCGCGAACTAAATAGGCTTTTTCATTCCCGGGATCCCGTTGGATTGCCTCAGTAGTATCGGCGATCGCCCCTTGGCGGTCCCCGACGAGATAATGCGCCAGACCGCGATTGTAATAGGGTCGCGAATCATTTGGATTGCGGGTGATTGCTTCACTCCAGTCAGCGATCGCCCCGGGATAGTCTCTAGTACGGATGCGGGCATTTCCCCGGTTAAAATAGGCATGATGCGCTTCGTCCCGATCCGGGTGTAGCTCCAGGGCCTGGGTAAAATCCGCCATCGCTCGACTCACATCTCCCTCCTCTAACCGCATCAGTCCTCGGAGATTGTAATCTCTAGCAGTCCGGGGATTATTCAAATCAGTGGGTTGGTCTTGGGTTGGGGTATCATCCACCTGCAAGTTTGAGGAACTGACCCCCACTTGCGACCCGATCGCCACAAAAGTTTCAATGGGAATCGCCGCATTAAATCCCGTTTTAATCGAGACTGAACCTCCCGTGGCGCTTTCCAGTTGACCCTCAATATCTCCTTGACCGTGAATGCCAATCACTCGACCTTCACTATCAAACACCGGACCGCCACTCATGCCGCCTTTGGTGACGGCATCGTAGCGCAGATTATATCCTTGAGGACGGTTGGTGGGACGACTGGTCACCATTCCCGAGGAAAATTCTGGGTCCCGTTGAGTGCCGACGCGATCGCCATCAAAAGCGGGATACCCAAACACATAAATTGGGGAACCCGGACCGATTGACCGAGAATCCCCCAAAGTCGCGACTGGATAGGAGGTACTGCTTTCAAAAGTGACCACGGCCAAATCCGGGTCCGTGGGGTTTTTTTGCAGCGATCGCACCTGGGTCACGGGATAGTCTCTGCCGTCAGCAGTGCGAACCGTATAATTAATATTGGGGCGACAATTGAGCAGACAGGCCACATGGTGCGCCGTCAGGACCGTATAAACCGTCCCTTTTTTGTCGATGATCACCCCAGATCCACCCAAGGCCCCCCCCAAATCGGCGTTAATTTGCACTGAGGTTTGTTGGGCAATTTGGAAAATTTCTGTGGCACTTTTGGCTTGGACCCCTGCCGGGACTATCACAGAGATGGCCGCCACGGTTGCAGTTCCCATCAAGATGCACTGCAGGGAATCCCATCCAGACCGATTCCAATTCATAACTTTCCCCTCTCAGACACTTCAATCCATCGGATTACTCAGGACGATTACAACCCCCCGGGACTCTCCTGACTCCGGTCCCAGGTTTTTTGCTGGAATCGGGCGATCGGAATTGCCCAACTTAAGGCTTCCATTTGCTGGAAAAGCGGCCAAGAGGGTATCGACCCATCGGCAAAAATAAACGCCTGAATGCCTTGGAACGGATATTTTGATTTGCCATTAATTGCGATTAAGGCAC includes:
- a CDS encoding GntR family transcriptional regulator, encoding MLQFHIKTESEIPASTQLFNQIRFAIASRQIPPGEKLPSTRALAIQTGLHRNTISKVYRQLEELGLVDSQAGSGIYVRDENQERVVRMTSPLFQKYPDAYKTVKRSLDELLQQGCSLNQARELFLTEIDWRLRCSARVLVTAPTHDIGAGQLMAHEIEQELKIPVQLVPLEDLSKALEQTPTGTVVTSRYFFNKAEEVAGPKSVRVIPIDTYDYMEEMELVKTLPKNSYFGIVCLSLGIMRVAEVIIHSLRGEDVLVMTSQPDDAYKVNAVVRTAHTIICDQPSYNKVRGAIHAAREEMIRAPRVFKTENYIGVDSLNMLKRELGFE
- a CDS encoding tetratricopeptide repeat-containing S1 family peptidase; this translates as MGTATVAAISVIVPAGVQAKSATEIFQIAQQTSVQINADLGGALGGSGVIIDKKGTVYTVLTAHHVACLLNCRPNINYTVRTADGRDYPVTQVRSLQKNPTDPDLAVVTFESSTSYPVATLGDSRSIGPGSPIYVFGYPAFDGDRVGTQRDPEFSSGMVTSRPTNRPQGYNLRYDAVTKGGMSGGPVFDSEGRVIGIHGQGDIEGQLESATGGSVSIKTGFNAAIPIETFVAIGSQVGVSSSNLQVDDTPTQDQPTDLNNPRTARDYNLRGLMRLEEGDVSRAMADFTQALELHPDRDEAHHAYFNRGNARIRTRDYPGAIADWSEAITRNPNDSRPYYNRGLAHYLVGDRQGAIADTTEAIQRDPGNEKAYLVRGDAKASLGDEMGALADYDRAIEINPNYPIAYNNRATIRVNHRDRPGALEDLRRAAPLFQAEGKMRQYHTVMDNIRLLEHALSQQQTQQRTQPSPNPPTPTGDPNLAKLQEWGLNPVTCGDRVVSILMEGQEYCTQPSDWLSIGQYRYLPAEDRLEPISGPSNLDNPNPNPNPSVDDGGL